A part of Candidatus Zixiibacteriota bacterium genomic DNA contains:
- a CDS encoding PAS domain-containing protein translates to MFDEKELLDNICAQMISVMADAVILVNPDGIVTKVNQATLSLLHYSEEEILDYPVQKILSTSQDKKTELPPKDMIDKNLLNEVMANIEGFMLPKEGKPIPISLRSSSLKNDSGDVSGIVLVARDLRPTKKLIAEAAMAEAERHKRKELQQAYNELKQLQEQLIQSEKMVSLGQIAAGVAHEINNPISGIMVYLHTLAKDLENDQFDRKQALKFLTDSKHELTRCSRIIKSLLDFSRQSYPMLAPVNLGNILDETFSILGHKANLQDIKVIKHIDPELPQIQADMDQLKQVFFNLILNAIQSMPQGGRLTIHAAQVDDKERLAKDPMPVRIDIEDTGCGIAENNIGKLFTPFFTTKEKGKGVGLGLAVSYGIIKRHGGDIRVMSSKEKGTTFSIFLGHENKQKKEDNSGGVQ, encoded by the coding sequence TTGTTCGATGAAAAAGAGTTACTAGACAATATCTGTGCCCAGATGATCAGCGTTATGGCTGATGCGGTGATTCTGGTCAACCCGGATGGGATAGTCACTAAGGTAAATCAGGCAACCCTATCCTTACTGCACTACAGCGAGGAGGAGATCCTCGATTACCCGGTTCAAAAGATCCTGAGTACCTCGCAGGACAAAAAGACCGAGTTGCCCCCGAAAGACATGATAGACAAAAACCTACTCAATGAGGTCATGGCCAATATCGAGGGCTTCATGTTGCCCAAGGAAGGGAAACCGATACCCATCTCGCTGAGGAGTTCCTCTTTGAAAAACGATTCCGGTGATGTGTCCGGAATCGTGCTGGTAGCCCGCGATCTCAGGCCGACGAAGAAACTGATTGCCGAGGCGGCGATGGCTGAGGCAGAACGGCACAAGCGCAAGGAGCTGCAACAGGCCTATAACGAGCTTAAGCAGCTGCAGGAGCAGCTGATCCAGAGCGAGAAGATGGTCTCCCTCGGCCAGATCGCGGCCGGCGTAGCCCATGAGATTAATAACCCCATCAGCGGCATCATGGTTTATCTGCACACGCTTGCAAAGGATCTCGAAAACGACCAGTTCGACAGAAAGCAGGCTTTGAAATTTCTCACCGACTCCAAACATGAGCTCACCCGATGTTCCAGAATCATCAAGAGCCTGCTGGATTTCTCCCGCCAATCCTATCCGATGCTTGCACCTGTGAATCTCGGCAACATTTTAGACGAGACCTTCAGCATATTAGGTCACAAGGCAAATCTGCAGGACATCAAAGTGATCAAGCATATTGACCCAGAACTTCCTCAGATCCAGGCGGACATGGACCAGTTGAAGCAGGTCTTTTTCAATCTTATTCTCAACGCAATCCAGTCCATGCCCCAGGGAGGCCGGCTGACCATCCACGCCGCGCAGGTTGACGACAAGGAGAGGCTGGCCAAAGACCCCATGCCAGTGCGGATAGACATAGAGGATACGGGCTGCGGGATAGCCGAGAATAACATCGGCAAACTGTTCACCCCATTCTTCACGACCAAGGAAAAGGGGAAAGGGGTCGGACTTGGCCTGGCCGTGTCATACGGAATCATCAAACGCCACGGGGGCGACATCCGCGTAATGAGTTCCAAAGAAAAGGGTACTACATTCAGTATCTTTCTGGGGCATGAGAATAAACAGAAAAAGGAGGACAATAGCGGGGGTGTCCAATGA
- a CDS encoding (Fe-S)-binding protein has product MPLPTGNVIGLMMDNLKKRKTVFPISQKRSIEWAKNLDIPEGGEKIIYTGSMYQLLPYMIAAVRNMGLIEDSFLGKFVGVGRFFNRMFNVSAFISIPSRANVKSYRQIIRNIAILLKQAGVEFGYLYKKELYAGTLAYDLGADDTFRMQAQRVYNLLKENGVRSVITIDPHTTNMLRSVYPTVIDGYDIEVKSYLEVLAASNGLQPLHSIEKEITVHDSCVYARYEDVIEEPRQLLRRAGYTVKEPEDNGKLTHCCGGPIESLFPKISHKIGEKRVRQLKNANGQGVATMCPICMATLKEASNKELEIDDISSFLMKAFCEVEEKP; this is encoded by the coding sequence ATGCCTCTTCCCACCGGCAACGTAATCGGACTCATGATGGACAACCTCAAAAAGAGGAAAACTGTATTTCCCATTTCTCAAAAGAGGTCTATCGAGTGGGCCAAGAATCTTGACATACCCGAAGGCGGCGAGAAAATAATTTATACCGGTTCGATGTATCAACTGTTGCCCTACATGATTGCCGCGGTGAGGAATATGGGGCTCATAGAGGATTCTTTTCTCGGCAAGTTCGTTGGTGTGGGCAGGTTTTTCAACAGGATGTTCAATGTGTCAGCATTCATCTCCATACCTTCAAGGGCTAATGTGAAGAGCTACAGGCAGATCATCCGCAACATTGCCATATTGTTGAAGCAGGCGGGAGTGGAGTTCGGCTACCTGTACAAGAAAGAGCTTTACGCCGGCACTCTCGCATACGACTTGGGCGCGGACGACACTTTTCGTATGCAAGCCCAGCGAGTCTATAACCTGCTGAAGGAGAACGGTGTCCGCTCCGTGATCACCATTGATCCCCATACCACAAATATGTTGCGCTCTGTGTACCCAACCGTTATCGATGGCTACGACATTGAGGTCAAAAGCTACTTGGAGGTTCTGGCTGCCAGCAACGGTCTTCAGCCGCTCCACAGCATCGAAAAGGAAATCACGGTCCACGACTCCTGCGTGTATGCACGTTATGAAGACGTAATTGAGGAGCCAAGACAGCTGCTAAGGCGGGCAGGTTACACGGTAAAAGAGCCGGAGGACAACGGGAAGCTGACCCATTGCTGTGGAGGCCCCATAGAATCGCTCTTCCCCAAAATATCCCATAAAATCGGCGAGAAGAGAGTGCGGCAGTTAAAGAATGCCAACGGGCAAGGCGTAGCCACCATGTGTCCGATCTGCATGGCTACCCTTAAGGAGGCATCCAATAAGGAGTTAGAGATTGACGATATCTCTAGTTTCCTTATGAAGGCTTTCTGTGAAGTAGAAGAAAAACCCTAA
- a CDS encoding 4Fe-4S dicluster domain-containing protein, with translation MAKVNPDFVKKVTSSVEFNATACMNCGVCSAVCPMEIELLPRKLFRYALLGLEDKVLENTNTIYQCLLCKTCEANCTADVHIAENVRFLRSYISKEIFKL, from the coding sequence ATAGCGAAGGTAAATCCGGATTTTGTAAAAAAGGTAACTTCGTCAGTGGAGTTTAATGCCACAGCTTGCATGAATTGTGGGGTCTGCAGCGCTGTGTGTCCCATGGAGATCGAGTTGCTTCCCCGCAAGCTCTTCAGATATGCCCTGTTGGGCCTGGAGGACAAGGTGCTTGAGAACACGAACACCATATACCAGTGCTTGCTGTGTAAGACATGCGAGGCGAACTGCACGGCCGACGTGCATATCGCAGAGAACGTGAGATTCTTACGCAGCTATATCAGTAAAGAGATATTCAAGCTTTAG
- a CDS encoding MarR family transcriptional regulator, with the protein MNDKVRDLREVIREEMLMRDKVLAVLSKGPKTVPEIAEAMGFPVHEVMYWVMAARKYGYIEESQEPNEDDYYQYILVESR; encoded by the coding sequence ATGAATGACAAAGTACGAGATCTCCGAGAAGTGATAAGAGAAGAGATGCTCATGCGGGACAAGGTGTTGGCCGTTTTAAGCAAAGGGCCTAAGACCGTTCCGGAAATCGCAGAAGCCATGGGTTTTCCCGTGCACGAGGTGATGTACTGGGTCATGGCCGCCAGGAAGTACGGCTACATCGAGGAAAGCCAGGAACCGAACGAAGATGACTACTACCAGTATATTCTGGTGGAGAGTAGGTAG
- a CDS encoding CoB--CoM heterodisulfide reductase iron-sulfur subunit A family protein, producing MSERRIGVYICYCGGNISDYVEVEKVRDAIENEEGVTVAKTTMFACSDAAQQEMIDDINEYKLDGLVVASCSPTLHLFTFRGVAERAKLNSYLYIQVNLREQCSWAHTNLPEQATEKAIYMVKAGIAKARLTQPLEKTRIDTVSKTLVVGAGISGLRAALALSDLGISAFVIEKTDRIGGWIGGFNRMYPHDRRGNELVAELSEEINNRKNIKIFTEAELVKKSGSVGDFDVKIKVKNEQISLNVGSIIVTTGFTLYQPAEGEYAYGTSGVLTLPEYKELIDSCKGELVYQGKPVKDVTYIYCVGSRDQSGEKAHEYCSRYCCNAAIHASLVSSDLSSELHQFHLFRDIRTYGKYELLYQEARQKGAMFIKFEEEAPPHVEKSNGRFQIQVKDVLTCGEELEIESDLVVLVVAMEPRSNQALNDVLKLPVSLDGFFKEVHPKLRPVETVIDGVFIAGAAQAPRNSAESVTSALAATSKSASLLKKGYVELEPLIAMVNKDACIWCDKCTEACPYSAIEKVSFGEKEVAEINTALCKGCGCCVPVCPKGALYIKGYTDQQVRAMIDAMEASYE from the coding sequence ATGAGCGAGAGAAGAATAGGCGTTTATATCTGCTACTGCGGCGGCAACATCTCTGATTACGTGGAAGTTGAGAAAGTTCGGGATGCAATAGAAAATGAAGAGGGTGTAACAGTAGCAAAGACGACCATGTTTGCTTGCTCTGATGCAGCCCAGCAGGAAATGATAGATGATATCAATGAATATAAGTTAGATGGTCTGGTGGTAGCCTCGTGCTCACCGACACTTCACCTGTTTACCTTCCGTGGTGTGGCAGAGCGGGCGAAACTAAATTCTTATCTGTACATTCAGGTCAATCTGCGGGAGCAGTGCTCCTGGGCTCACACAAATCTCCCCGAACAGGCCACCGAGAAGGCGATTTATATGGTCAAGGCTGGCATCGCCAAAGCGCGTTTAACCCAGCCTCTGGAGAAGACCAGGATTGATACGGTTTCTAAAACGCTGGTGGTTGGGGCAGGTATTTCCGGGTTGCGCGCGGCTCTAGCGCTTTCCGACTTGGGTATCAGTGCCTTCGTGATCGAAAAGACTGATCGCATTGGCGGTTGGATTGGCGGATTTAACAGGATGTACCCCCACGATCGGCGTGGAAACGAACTGGTCGCGGAACTAAGCGAGGAAATCAATAACAGAAAAAATATCAAAATATTTACCGAGGCTGAACTGGTAAAGAAATCTGGAAGCGTGGGTGATTTTGACGTGAAAATCAAGGTTAAGAACGAACAGATTTCCCTAAACGTGGGCTCGATAATCGTGACTACGGGCTTTACCCTGTATCAACCAGCCGAGGGCGAGTATGCGTATGGCACCAGTGGTGTGTTGACGCTGCCCGAGTACAAGGAGCTAATTGACAGTTGCAAGGGTGAATTAGTCTATCAAGGCAAGCCCGTGAAAGATGTGACCTATATTTACTGTGTGGGTAGCCGAGATCAATCCGGAGAAAAAGCGCACGAATATTGTTCAAGATACTGTTGTAATGCTGCTATTCATGCGTCCTTAGTCTCGAGCGATTTATCATCAGAACTGCACCAGTTTCATCTCTTCCGAGACATTCGAACTTATGGCAAGTATGAGCTTCTCTATCAGGAAGCCCGCCAGAAGGGGGCGATGTTCATCAAGTTCGAAGAGGAAGCGCCTCCCCATGTAGAAAAGAGCAACGGGCGATTCCAAATTCAGGTCAAAGATGTCTTGACCTGCGGTGAAGAACTCGAAATCGAAAGTGACTTGGTAGTTCTGGTTGTTGCCATGGAGCCTCGTTCCAACCAAGCTCTGAATGATGTGCTCAAGTTACCGGTTTCGCTGGACGGCTTCTTCAAGGAGGTTCATCCCAAGTTGCGGCCGGTGGAGACAGTCATTGACGGGGTCTTCATCGCCGGCGCAGCCCAGGCTCCCCGCAACTCCGCTGAGAGCGTTACCTCGGCGTTGGCCGCCACCTCCAAGAGCGCCTCCCTGCTTAAAAAGGGTTACGTGGAGTTGGAACCATTGATCGCCATGGTAAACAAAGACGCTTGCATCTGGTGCGACAAATGTACCGAAGCCTGCCCGTACTCCGCAATCGAGAAGGTCAGCTTTGGAGAGAAAGAGGTTGCCGAGATCAACACAGCGCTGTGCAAGGGGTGTGGATGTTGCGTGCCTGTCTGCCCCAAAGGCGCCCTGTATATCAAGGGTTACACGGATCAACAGGTACGGGCGATGATCGACGCTATGGAGGCCAGCTATGAATGA
- a CDS encoding FAD-dependent oxidoreductase, producing MDYDILVVGGGIAGMESALTLGDMGYSVLLVEKEPTIGGKMILLSKVFPTLDCASCIATPKMASTFHHPQVTTMTYTEVDDILKTPQGTFRISLTKKSTYVDFGKCTGCQKCEFACTVAVPDQFNFDLVGRRAAYIPFPQAVPKKAVIEKQGSSPCSFACPVGMKPHGYVSLIRSGLFEEAMDHIMKVTSIPGSLGRTCPAPCESECTRGELEGTVPIRKLKRFAADYYYDKYPQPKYGPPKEKFDKKVAVVGSGPAGLTAAYHLAKSGYQVTIFEAEKEPGGMLRVAIPSYRLPRNVVDRDIKNVTALGVEIKTGHYVESLVGLKEEGFDAVFAAIGATQDIKMKIDGEDLRGVIGAVNFLKSVNKGDKVDLSGKTVMVVGGGNVAIDSARVARRLGAKKVFIQYRRSRAEMPAFEDEIEDMIEEDIELQYLKTPVRFIGEKGKLTKVESIDMKLGDSDGSGRRRPVPVEGSESSMKIDLSIIAIGQRPDIATLIENDEPKLTRWNTLVVDSTTLETNIPGVFAGGDVVSGPATVVEAINAGARAAEYMGRYLRGEQLPGKPLEQPLPVVDQKEVLRRQKEYQKLSLVGRNKLPPGERVLDFREVELPLTEDEARYSANRCLDCGGCSGCGQCISACPADAIDMSMQDEKQKLEVGSVVISTGFELFDANLKVQYGFDRFPNVITAMQMDRLLAPTRPYNTVLRPSDGKIPDNIAYVLCTGSRDCQVGNELCSRVCCMYSIKQAQLIMGTLPLADVTIYFIDIRAFGKGFEEFYQQAKQMGIYFVKGKVAKMEQVDNGNIIIHHEKIDGTDGKVEHTEHDMVVLSVGMLPNQEALSLLSGDKLEADSHHYVKEVDEDHSPAQTSVEGVYVAGSSSAVMDIPDTILHSGAAAALAAAHVERVKT from the coding sequence ATGGACTATGACATCCTCGTTGTGGGGGGTGGAATCGCGGGTATGGAATCTGCGCTCACGCTCGGCGACATGGGCTACTCTGTGCTCCTAGTGGAGAAGGAGCCCACCATTGGCGGCAAGATGATCCTGTTGAGCAAGGTTTTTCCCACCCTGGACTGTGCCAGCTGCATTGCTACCCCCAAGATGGCCTCTACTTTTCATCATCCGCAGGTGACCACCATGACTTACACGGAAGTGGACGACATTCTTAAAACCCCGCAGGGCACTTTCCGGATAAGCCTTACCAAGAAATCCACATATGTAGATTTCGGCAAATGCACCGGCTGCCAAAAGTGTGAGTTTGCCTGTACGGTTGCGGTGCCGGACCAGTTCAACTTTGATCTGGTGGGCCGACGGGCCGCATACATTCCATTTCCCCAAGCCGTCCCCAAGAAAGCAGTTATAGAGAAGCAGGGCTCGTCGCCATGCAGTTTTGCATGTCCGGTCGGTATGAAGCCTCATGGATATGTTTCTCTCATTCGAAGTGGTCTTTTCGAAGAGGCAATGGATCATATTATGAAAGTCACTTCAATCCCGGGGAGCTTGGGGCGCACTTGCCCAGCGCCGTGCGAGAGTGAATGCACGCGAGGGGAACTTGAAGGTACCGTTCCAATAAGGAAGCTCAAGCGATTCGCTGCGGACTACTACTACGATAAGTATCCTCAGCCCAAGTATGGTCCCCCTAAGGAAAAGTTTGACAAAAAGGTGGCGGTGGTGGGTAGCGGCCCTGCAGGGCTGACTGCGGCATACCATCTGGCCAAAAGCGGCTATCAGGTAACAATCTTCGAGGCCGAAAAAGAGCCAGGCGGTATGTTGAGGGTAGCCATTCCATCGTATCGGCTTCCCAGAAACGTAGTGGATCGCGACATCAAGAACGTAACTGCTCTTGGCGTAGAAATAAAGACCGGCCATTATGTGGAGAGTCTTGTCGGGCTCAAAGAAGAGGGATTCGATGCGGTGTTTGCAGCCATCGGAGCAACACAAGACATAAAGATGAAGATTGATGGAGAGGATTTGAGAGGGGTGATAGGTGCCGTCAATTTTCTCAAGAGCGTAAACAAAGGGGACAAGGTCGATCTCAGCGGTAAGACAGTGATGGTGGTTGGGGGTGGAAATGTTGCCATCGACTCTGCTAGAGTGGCTCGCCGTCTGGGGGCAAAGAAGGTCTTTATCCAGTATCGGCGGAGCCGGGCCGAAATGCCCGCCTTCGAGGATGAGATCGAGGATATGATTGAGGAGGATATCGAGCTTCAGTATCTCAAGACACCGGTACGATTCATCGGAGAAAAAGGCAAACTGACTAAGGTAGAATCTATCGATATGAAGCTTGGAGATTCGGATGGAAGTGGCCGGAGAAGGCCTGTACCCGTAGAAGGCTCCGAGAGCAGTATGAAAATTGACTTATCCATCATTGCAATTGGCCAGCGGCCGGATATAGCTACTCTTATTGAAAATGATGAGCCGAAGCTAACGCGTTGGAATACGCTGGTGGTCGACTCGACTACGCTTGAGACGAACATACCCGGCGTATTCGCCGGTGGTGACGTGGTCTCTGGGCCAGCAACCGTGGTGGAGGCAATAAACGCTGGAGCTCGCGCTGCCGAGTACATGGGGCGCTATCTGAGAGGGGAGCAACTCCCCGGGAAGCCGCTCGAACAACCATTGCCCGTGGTCGACCAGAAAGAGGTGCTCAGAAGACAGAAAGAGTACCAAAAGCTCTCTCTGGTCGGGAGGAATAAGCTGCCTCCAGGGGAACGGGTGCTTGATTTCCGCGAGGTGGAACTGCCGTTGACTGAGGACGAAGCCCGCTACAGCGCCAACAGATGCCTTGATTGCGGTGGTTGCTCGGGGTGCGGCCAGTGCATTAGCGCTTGTCCGGCTGATGCTATCGATATGAGCATGCAAGACGAGAAACAAAAGCTGGAAGTGGGATCGGTAGTGATCTCGACTGGCTTCGAGCTCTTCGATGCAAACCTCAAGGTCCAATACGGATTCGACCGTTTCCCAAACGTGATTACAGCCATGCAGATGGACCGGCTCCTCGCACCGACCCGGCCGTATAACACTGTCCTCAGGCCGTCAGATGGGAAAATCCCCGACAACATAGCCTATGTTCTCTGTACGGGTTCGCGCGATTGCCAAGTGGGCAACGAGCTATGCTCTCGAGTATGCTGCATGTACTCCATAAAGCAGGCCCAGCTGATCATGGGTACCTTGCCTCTGGCGGATGTGACCATCTATTTCATTGATATACGGGCTTTCGGCAAGGGATTCGAAGAGTTTTATCAGCAGGCCAAGCAAATGGGTATTTACTTTGTCAAGGGCAAGGTAGCTAAGATGGAGCAAGTCGATAATGGGAACATAATAATCCACCATGAAAAAATCGATGGTACTGATGGAAAGGTGGAGCATACAGAGCACGATATGGTGGTCCTCTCTGTAGGAATGCTGCCCAACCAGGAAGCCTTGAGCCTCTTGTCCGGCGACAAACTCGAGGCGGACAGTCATCATTACGTTAAGGAAGTGGACGAAGATCACAGCCCTGCCCAGACGAGCGTGGAAGGAGTCTATGTAGCAGGATCATCTTCAGCGGTAATGGATATCCCCGATACCATCCTTCATTCTGGAGCAGCCGCGGCGCTGGCCGCTGCCCACGTCGAAAGGGTAAAGACATGA
- a CDS encoding hydrogenase iron-sulfur subunit, producing MEKGGGAAREQLQPRILIFSTVFISDIGIDMAGSSHMHYPPSCIAIPLPCSSSIKPEWILYALQHGFDGVFVAADGTDCPFVPDCTDRTAKIVGDGQKMLKEHNIKADRVKMAAICSVCAEPFVKHMNNFLETLKKLEPVQGANRNGL from the coding sequence ATGGAGAAAGGCGGCGGTGCTGCCAGGGAGCAGTTGCAGCCGAGAATTCTCATTTTCTCGACGGTGTTCATCTCCGACATAGGGATCGACATGGCGGGCAGTTCGCACATGCACTACCCGCCATCCTGCATTGCCATTCCGCTTCCCTGCTCCAGCAGCATCAAGCCGGAGTGGATCCTGTACGCACTCCAGCATGGCTTTGATGGGGTGTTTGTCGCAGCCGACGGGACCGACTGCCCGTTCGTCCCTGACTGCACAGACAGGACCGCAAAGATCGTAGGTGATGGGCAAAAAATGTTGAAAGAGCACAATATCAAGGCGGATCGTGTCAAGATGGCAGCGATCTGCTCTGTGTGTGCTGAACCTTTTGTAAAACACATGAACAACTTCTTGGAAACTCTCAAGAAGCTTGAACCAGTACAGGGAGCAAACCGAAATGGACTATGA
- a CDS encoding sulfurtransferase TusA family protein, translated as MATPEELNQLTPDKKVDARGTPCPGPLLEAKRAITSVPVGAVMEVLSADQSTNKDIPRWAKKIGHDYLGTVEEAGYWRIFVKRGK; from the coding sequence ATGGCAACTCCCGAAGAACTCAATCAGCTTACACCGGATAAAAAAGTAGATGCTAGAGGTACACCCTGCCCGGGTCCCCTATTGGAAGCAAAACGGGCGATTACCTCGGTGCCTGTAGGCGCGGTGATGGAAGTGCTCTCCGCGGATCAGAGCACCAATAAAGACATTCCCCGCTGGGCTAAGAAGATTGGTCACGATTACCTCGGTACAGTCGAGGAAGCCGGCTACTGGCGCATCTTTGTAAAGAGAGGAAAATGA